GACGTTAGCCTCGGCCTTGCGAGGAGAGCAAGGTGGGAAGCACTCGCGCCGTGCATAGGGTCAAGCTGTTTTGGGAATGCTGCTCCGCCGTCATTCCGGGGCGCGCCACTTGGCGCGAGCCCGGAATCCATCGGGCGACAAACTCTTCCGCGCGATGGATTCCGGGCTCATCGCTTCGCGATGCCCCGGAATGACGCGGAGAGATTACGCGCTCGCCGCCACGCCCTCCGCCGCCGGTCGGAAGTTCGCAAAATCCCAGTTGCGGCCCGGTGCCGCATCCAGCAGCGCCCTGGTGTAGGCCTCCCTCGGATGCGTCAGCACTTCGGCGGCGGGGCCCTGTTCGACGACGCGGCCGTGCTGCATCACCACGACCTCGTCGCAGATTTGCGCGGCGACGCGCAGGTCGTGGGTGATGAACAGGATGGCGATGCCGAGCCGCTTCTGGATCTCGTCGAGCAGTTCCAGCACCTGGGCCTGCACCGAGACGTCGAGCGCGGAGACCGCCTCGTCCGCGACCAGCACGTCAGGATCGAGCGCGAGCGCGCGCGCAATGGCGATGCGCTGGCGCTGGCCGCCGGAGAACTGGTGCGGATAGCGCGACACCGCGTCGGGAGGCAGGCCGACCAGCTCGAGCAATTCGCGCGCCCGCTTCATCGCATCAGCGTGCGAGATGCCGTAATTGATCGGGCCTTCGGCGATGCTCTCGCCGACGGTGACGCGCGGGTTGAGCGAGCGGTAGGGATCCTGGAATACGATCTGGATCTTCTGCCGGTGCGGCTGGAGCAGGCGGCGCGAGATGTCCGAGATCTCGCGGCCGGCAAGCCGCACGCCGCCGGAGGTCGGATCGATCAGGCGCACGATGCAGCGCGCCACCGTCGACTTGCCGGAGCCGCTCTCGCCGACGATGCCGAGGGTGCGGCCCTTGCGCAGCGTCAGCGTCACCTTGTCGGCGGCGACGACCTCGCGGCCTTTGCCGAAGAAGGCGCGCTCCTTGTAGATCTTGCTGAGGTCATTGGTCTCGAGCACGACGGGCTCGCGGCTCTCCTCGCGCGGCCACCGCGGCACCAGGCTCGGCACCGACGCCAGCAGATTGCGGGTGTAGTCCATCGAGGGATTGCGCAACACGGTCTCGAGCGGGCCGGTCTCGACCAGCCGTCCCTGCCGCATCACCGCGACGCGGTCGGCGATCTCGGCGACCACGCCCATGTCATGGGTGATGAACAGCACGGCGGTGCCGTGATCACGCTGGAGGTCGCGGATCAACGTCAAAATCTGCTTCTGCGTGGTGACGTCGAGCGCGGTGGTCGGCTCGTCCGCGATCAGCAGTTTCGGCTCGAGCACCAGCGCCATCGCGATCATGATGCGCTGGCGCTGGCCGCCGGAGAGGCGATGCGGGTAGGAGGC
This is a stretch of genomic DNA from Bradyrhizobium sp. CB2312. It encodes these proteins:
- a CDS encoding ABC transporter ATP-binding protein, with the protein product MTNPVLDINNLVVSVGKKPGGAKIIDGISIQVRERETLCLVGESGSGKSVTSLTTMGLLPKGTLVPTSGSIKLVGEELLTATDRRLRQLRATQMAMIFQEPMTALNPVVPVGRQIDEVLRAHTDLDAKARKKRILDMMEQVRLPQVERIFASYPHRLSGGQRQRIMIAMALVLEPKLLIADEPTTALDVTTQKQILTLIRDLQRDHGTAVLFITHDMGVVAEIADRVAVMRQGRLVETGPLETVLRNPSMDYTRNLLASVPSLVPRWPREESREPVVLETNDLSKIYKERAFFGKGREVVAADKVTLTLRKGRTLGIVGESGSGKSTVARCIVRLIDPTSGGVRLAGREISDISRRLLQPHRQKIQIVFQDPYRSLNPRVTVGESIAEGPINYGISHADAMKRARELLELVGLPPDAVSRYPHQFSGGQRQRIAIARALALDPDVLVADEAVSALDVSVQAQVLELLDEIQKRLGIAILFITHDLRVAAQICDEVVVMQHGRVVEQGPAAEVLTHPREAYTRALLDAAPGRNWDFANFRPAAEGVAASA